From the genome of Gemmatimonas phototrophica, one region includes:
- the fliN gene encoding flagellar motor switch protein FliN, translated as MNPAEIDALVASAQAAKAAGQPLSSLNEGGAAPVAAPAARAPQFTDFEQTMLGNTEVPIGMLLDLTLPVSIELGRTSMMVQEILRLGRGSVIQLDRLAGEPIEIYVGERRFAEGEVVVLGEHFGVRITRVLANAGAPSAANAA; from the coding sequence TTGATGCCCTGGTAGCCAGCGCTCAGGCCGCCAAAGCAGCCGGCCAGCCACTGTCCTCGCTGAACGAAGGCGGTGCCGCGCCCGTTGCGGCGCCCGCGGCGCGGGCTCCGCAGTTCACGGACTTCGAGCAGACGATGCTGGGCAACACCGAAGTGCCCATTGGCATGTTGCTCGACCTCACGCTGCCCGTCTCCATCGAACTCGGGCGGACCAGCATGATGGTGCAGGAGATTCTGCGCCTCGGTCGCGGCTCCGTGATTCAGCTCGACCGCCTTGCCGGCGAGCCGATTGAGATCTACGTGGGCGAACGCCGCTTCGCGGAAGGCGAAGTGGTGGTACTTGGTGAACACTTTGGGGTGCGCATCACCCGGGTGTTGGCCAACGCCGGTGCCCCCAGCGCGGCGAACGCCGCGTGA